Proteins found in one Melioribacteraceae bacterium 4301-Me genomic segment:
- a CDS encoding Eco57I restriction-modification methylase domain-containing protein has protein sequence MEIKDILKSLTEKFNFKDLSRLFRNKTRTFREIDEPLSYLNDENFSDCKLFGEFKLENSDEMVIVTTKVNKPLSERTGKKAQYTLGKKFLKDTQRYVGGFFIFYDDKGDFRFSLIYDIPLATGKRDWSNFRRYTYFVSKEQTNKTFIQQMKEAKFSSLDSIIEAFSVEKVTKEFYQEIANWYFWAMDKVQFPDDEEKDKEKRNAKNLIRLITRIIFIWFMKEKELVPPTLFDKSFIDKIINYKDKTGSTYYKAILQNLFFATLNTYMKKDNKESRIFVEEAEKKGYLNDAYLQQGYYRYSRFIKDKKLFLEQFENVPFLNGGLFECLDKKIDGKEIRIDCFSDNPKNETRLKVPDELFFLEEETETDLSNYLEKGKNKKVTGLLTILKRYNFTIDENTPIDQDVALDPELLGKVFENLLASYNPETATTARKATGSYYTPREIVEYMVNESLVAHLKTVLNNDNQEIEQKLRMLFDYASEENPFDAQTTLKLIDAIEKIKILDPACGSGAFPMGVLHKLVLALHKLDPDNRIWKQRVLDRVPPEIRSETEQSLQNKSIDYIRKLGLIEHCIYGVDIQEIAIQISKLRFFISLLVEQRIDDTKPNRDIRALPNLETKFVAANTLIGLERPEQLNLIPGEVEELEKQLFKVREEIFYTNSRKEKLELQRKEKQLREKLKIALNHNGFQNDVAEKITSWDPFDQNTHADWFDPEWMFGVKDSFDIVIGNPPYIKEYTRREAFDGLRSSPYYQGKMDIWYLFACIGIDLLKQNGILTFIAQNNWVTSFGASKLRKKVITETVIRQLIDFNDYKIFENAGIQTMIMIFQKDNSSDNYKIDYRKILSQEPTFKDVIDILQKNKNENIQFLISVIHRESYIGRSLTFNDNSTEKILHKIYSITEDHLKENEITQGIVCPQDYVIKTTLKILGKGYQIGDGIFVLSDNEKEKIPFNREELKLLKPYYTTKELDRYYAVRKNSEWIIYTGSQFKDPKNIRPYPNIKKHLDKFQNVITSDNKPYGLHRARDEKFFKGEKIIAVRKCIRPTFTYTDFECYVSAAFYIIKTSRFNLKYLTGLLNSRLIEFWLKHKGKMQGNNYQIDKEPLLNIPLPSITTANQSMVQQIEVLVDKILAAKKQNPQADTSAWEKEIDNLVYQLYELTPEEIEIIEWGK, from the coding sequence ATGGAAATTAAAGACATCCTAAAATCTTTAACAGAAAAATTCAACTTTAAAGACTTATCAAGATTATTCCGCAATAAAACCAGAACATTTCGAGAAATTGACGAACCATTGAGCTACCTGAACGATGAAAATTTTTCTGATTGTAAATTGTTTGGTGAATTTAAATTAGAAAATTCTGATGAAATGGTAATAGTAACCACAAAAGTAAACAAACCACTTTCCGAACGCACTGGCAAAAAAGCACAATACACACTTGGCAAAAAATTCCTAAAAGATACACAGCGTTATGTTGGCGGCTTTTTTATTTTCTACGATGACAAAGGCGATTTTAGATTCTCACTTATCTACGATATTCCACTTGCAACAGGTAAAAGAGACTGGAGTAATTTCAGAAGATACACTTACTTTGTAAGTAAAGAACAAACCAACAAAACCTTCATTCAACAGATGAAGGAAGCAAAATTCTCATCACTTGATTCAATAATTGAAGCATTTAGCGTCGAAAAAGTTACAAAAGAATTCTATCAAGAAATTGCTAACTGGTATTTCTGGGCAATGGATAAAGTTCAGTTTCCTGATGATGAAGAAAAAGATAAAGAAAAACGTAATGCTAAAAACCTTATAAGATTAATTACACGAATTATCTTTATCTGGTTTATGAAGGAAAAAGAATTAGTCCCTCCAACTTTGTTTGATAAATCATTTATTGATAAGATAATTAACTATAAGGATAAAACCGGCAGTACTTACTACAAAGCTATTCTTCAAAATCTATTTTTTGCTACACTAAATACTTATATGAAGAAAGATAATAAAGAAAGTAGAATTTTTGTAGAAGAAGCTGAAAAGAAGGGTTATCTAAACGACGCTTATTTGCAGCAAGGATATTATCGGTATAGCAGATTTATTAAAGATAAAAAATTATTCCTCGAACAATTTGAAAATGTCCCGTTCCTCAACGGTGGATTGTTTGAATGTCTTGATAAGAAAATTGATGGAAAAGAAATAAGAATTGATTGCTTCTCTGATAATCCTAAAAATGAAACACGATTAAAAGTGCCTGATGAACTTTTCTTTCTTGAAGAAGAAACAGAAACAGATTTATCTAACTATCTTGAAAAAGGAAAGAATAAAAAAGTAACCGGGCTTCTCACTATTCTAAAACGATATAATTTTACAATTGACGAAAACACACCGATTGATCAGGATGTTGCACTTGATCCTGAATTACTTGGTAAAGTGTTTGAAAATCTTTTAGCATCTTATAATCCCGAAACTGCCACCACTGCCCGTAAAGCAACAGGAAGCTATTATACTCCAAGAGAAATTGTCGAGTATATGGTTAATGAATCTTTAGTCGCTCATCTAAAGACAGTATTGAATAATGATAATCAGGAAATTGAGCAAAAATTAAGAATGCTTTTTGATTATGCATCTGAGGAAAATCCTTTTGATGCGCAGACAACTTTGAAATTAATTGATGCTATTGAAAAGATAAAAATTCTGGATCCTGCTTGTGGTAGTGGCGCTTTTCCAATGGGAGTTTTGCATAAACTTGTGCTTGCACTTCACAAACTTGACCCAGATAATAGAATTTGGAAGCAAAGAGTACTCGATAGAGTTCCTCCTGAAATTAGAAGTGAAACCGAGCAGTCTTTACAAAATAAATCTATAGATTATATAAGAAAATTGGGATTAATTGAACATTGTATTTATGGAGTTGATATACAGGAGATTGCAATTCAGATTAGCAAATTAAGATTTTTCATTTCATTACTCGTTGAACAGCGAATTGATGATACAAAACCAAATCGTGATATTCGTGCTTTGCCAAATCTTGAAACAAAATTTGTTGCTGCAAATACATTAATTGGGTTAGAACGACCAGAACAATTAAATTTAATTCCTGGCGAGGTTGAGGAACTTGAAAAGCAGTTATTTAAAGTGAGGGAAGAAATATTTTATACAAACAGCCGCAAAGAAAAATTAGAATTACAGAGAAAGGAAAAGCAATTAAGAGAAAAACTAAAAATTGCATTAAATCATAATGGCTTTCAGAATGATGTCGCAGAAAAAATTACAAGCTGGGACCCATTTGATCAGAACACACATGCTGATTGGTTTGACCCGGAGTGGATGTTCGGAGTAAAAGACAGTTTTGATATTGTGATTGGAAATCCGCCGTACATAAAAGAATATACTCGTAGAGAAGCATTCGATGGTCTAAGGAGTTCACCCTATTATCAAGGCAAAATGGATATATGGTATTTATTCGCTTGCATAGGCATCGATTTATTAAAACAAAATGGTATTCTGACTTTTATTGCGCAAAACAATTGGGTTACAAGCTTCGGTGCATCCAAGTTAAGAAAAAAGGTTATTACAGAGACTGTCATCAGACAACTAATTGATTTTAATGACTATAAAATTTTTGAAAATGCTGGGATTCAAACAATGATTATGATTTTTCAGAAAGATAATTCAAGTGATAATTACAAAATTGATTATAGAAAAATATTAAGTCAGGAACCGACATTTAAAGATGTAATAGACATTTTACAAAAAAACAAAAATGAAAATATCCAATTCTTGATATCAGTAATTCATAGAGAAAGTTACATTGGGAGATCGCTAACATTTAATGACAATAGCACTGAAAAAATTCTTCATAAAATTTACAGTATAACAGAAGACCATCTTAAAGAAAATGAAATTACACAAGGAATTGTTTGCCCTCAAGATTATGTTATAAAAACTACTTTAAAAATTTTAGGAAAAGGTTATCAAATTGGGGATGGAATATTTGTTCTAAGTGATAATGAGAAAGAGAAAATTCCTTTTAATCGAGAAGAGTTGAAGCTATTAAAACCTTATTACACAACAAAGGAATTAGATAGATACTATGCAGTAAGAAAAAATTCAGAATGGATTATATACACTGGTTCACAATTTAAGGACCCTAAAAACATTAGACCATACCCAAATATTAAAAAGCATCTTGATAAATTTCAAAATGTTATTACATCTGATAATAAACCTTATGGATTGCATAGAGCACGTGATGAGAAATTCTTTAAGGGTGAAAAAATTATTGCTGTTCGTAAATGCATAAGACCAACTTTCACTTATACAGATTTTGAATGTTATGTTTCTGCTGCTTTTTACATTATTAAAACAAGCAGATTTAACTTGAAGTATCTAACTGGATTACTGAATTCAAGATTAATAGAATTTTGGCTAAAACATAAAGGCAAAATGCAAGGAAATAATTACCAGATAGATAAAGAACCTTTATTAAATATTCCGCTTCCTTCAATCACTACTGCTAACCAGTCCATGGTTCAGCAAATAGAGGTACTAGTAGATAAAATCCTTGCTGCCAAAAAACAAAACCCGCAGGCAGATACAAGTGCTTGGGAAAAAGAAATAGACAATTTAGTTTACCAGCTTTACGAATTAACTCCGGAAGAAATAGAAATAATAGAATGGGGGAAATGA
- a CDS encoding DUF5131 family protein yields MIFDIIRKTPQHIYQILTKRDKIMLKYFLNREVPSNVWLGVSVESVAFKKRKVNIASVEPKEILFD; encoded by the coding sequence ATGATATTTGATATAATTAGAAAAACTCCGCAGCACATTTACCAAATACTTACAAAGCGTGATAAAATTATGCTCAAATATTTTTTAAATAGAGAAGTACCATCAAATGTTTGGCTTGGTGTTAGTGTTGAAAGTGTGGCATTCAAAAAAAGAAAAGTTAATATTGCATCTGTCGAACCAAAGGAAATACTTTTTGATTGA
- a CDS encoding DUF4411 family protein, with translation MSLFILDTNFFIQSHRITYPLDVATTFWQKIKKLCLENKIISIDKVRDEIFKNDDELKKWIEQNIPEEFFKSTETLQVISEYQKVVQWANSKSNHYVQKAINDFLRYENADAWIVAYAISFNDNCQIVTQEKSEPNRKNKIKIPEVCDAFNIQYKNIIEMFRLLGETF, from the coding sequence ATGTCGCTTTTTATATTAGACACAAATTTCTTTATTCAATCCCACCGAATTACATATCCGTTAGATGTCGCTACTACTTTCTGGCAAAAAATAAAAAAGTTGTGTCTCGAGAATAAAATAATCAGTATAGATAAAGTAAGAGACGAGATTTTTAAGAATGATGATGAACTAAAAAAATGGATTGAACAAAATATACCAGAAGAATTTTTCAAATCAACTGAAACACTGCAAGTAATATCTGAATATCAAAAAGTTGTTCAATGGGCTAATTCCAAATCAAATCATTATGTTCAAAAAGCAATAAATGATTTTTTAAGATATGAAAATGCAGATGCCTGGATAGTTGCTTATGCAATTTCTTTTAATGACAATTGTCAAATAGTTACACAAGAAAAAAGTGAACCTAATAGAAAAAATAAAATTAAAATCCCGGAAGTCTGCGATGCATTTAATATTCAATACAAGAATATTATAGAGATGTTTAGATTATTAGGTGAAACATTTTAA
- a CDS encoding DUF5131 family protein: MKTTKIEWTEKVWNPSIGCDKVSAGCKFCYAEVFAKRLKAIGIEDYKDGFTFKILPHRLEEPVRIKKPTKFFVNSMSDLFHEEMPFEYLDMIFDIIRKTPHHIYQILTKRDKIMLEYFSDNKAPSNVWLGVSVENSTFKKRIDTLRKINAQVRFISFEPLIGAVGSLDLRGIHWAIVGGESGRKARPIKKEWVEEIFNQCKEQGVAFFFKQWGTWGADEVKRNKKLNGRMFKGKVWDEYPIISAL, encoded by the coding sequence ATGAAAACCACTAAAATCGAATGGACAGAAAAAGTTTGGAATCCATCAATTGGGTGTGATAAAGTTTCTGCAGGTTGTAAGTTTTGTTACGCAGAAGTGTTTGCCAAACGATTAAAAGCAATTGGAATTGAAGATTATAAAGATGGATTCACTTTTAAGATATTACCTCACCGGCTCGAAGAACCAGTAAGAATTAAAAAGCCGACAAAGTTTTTTGTTAACTCGATGAGCGATTTATTTCACGAAGAAATGCCGTTTGAATATCTCGATATGATTTTTGATATTATCAGAAAAACTCCTCATCATATCTACCAAATTCTCACTAAACGAGATAAAATTATGCTTGAATATTTTTCAGACAATAAAGCGCCATCAAATGTCTGGCTTGGTGTAAGCGTAGAAAATTCAACATTCAAAAAAAGAATAGATACACTCAGAAAAATAAATGCTCAAGTAAGATTCATTTCTTTTGAGCCACTTATTGGTGCAGTTGGTAGTTTGGATTTAAGGGGTATTCATTGGGCGATAGTTGGTGGAGAATCAGGAAGAAAAGCAAGGCCAATAAAAAAAGAATGGGTTGAAGAAATTTTTAATCAATGTAAAGAGCAAGGAGTTGCATTTTTCTTTAAACAGTGGGGAACTTGGGGAGCAGATGAAGTTAAGAGAAACAAAAAATTAAATGGAAGAATGTTTAAGGGTAAAGTGTGGGATGAATATCCCATAATTTCAGCACTTTAA
- a CDS encoding ImmA/IrrE family metallo-endopeptidase, producing the protein MEIKINNDILLWAVDRAGLSLDEISQKIPSFISWLKGEKIPTLKQLQSFAQKVYLPFGYLFLERPPEEKLPIPFFRTNPKGTSQTNQDKIPINVFDTILIVQQRQEWLSNYLKENDYDRLNFVGKFRNKSFQIEEVVADIKNTLKLKEDWARELSTWENAKNYLAEKIEESGIMVNFNSVVGNNTRRKIKVDDCRGFVLIDEYAPFLFVNSADSKSAQMFTLAHELAHIWLGESAGFDFRNLQPADNPTEILCDKIAAEFLVPESELKSVLAYDYSIEKIARTFKVSQIVIARRLFDIGEMSKNKFLEFYNEYIKRDFKKKEEQEGGGDFYKTQRKRLSTRFLSYVNQAVLTNKLLIREAYQLTGLKGDTYNKFMREHLY; encoded by the coding sequence ATGGAAATAAAAATAAATAACGACATTCTTTTATGGGCGGTTGATAGGGCTGGTTTGAGTTTAGATGAGATTAGTCAGAAGATACCTTCTTTTATTTCCTGGCTTAAAGGGGAAAAAATTCCAACGCTTAAACAGCTTCAATCTTTTGCACAAAAAGTATATTTACCATTCGGCTATTTGTTTTTAGAAAGACCACCAGAAGAAAAACTTCCCATTCCATTTTTCAGAACTAATCCCAAAGGGACTAGTCAAACGAATCAAGATAAAATTCCTATAAATGTTTTTGATACAATACTGATTGTACAGCAAAGACAAGAATGGTTATCTAATTATCTAAAAGAAAATGATTATGACAGACTTAACTTTGTTGGAAAATTTAGGAATAAGAGTTTTCAGATAGAAGAAGTTGTCGCCGATATAAAAAACACACTAAAGCTTAAAGAGGACTGGGCAAGAGAATTATCTACTTGGGAAAATGCAAAAAATTATTTAGCTGAAAAAATTGAAGAATCCGGTATTATGGTAAATTTCAATAGTGTAGTTGGTAATAATACACGAAGAAAAATAAAAGTAGATGATTGTCGTGGTTTTGTTCTAATTGATGAATATGCACCATTTTTATTTGTCAATTCTGCGGATAGTAAATCCGCACAAATGTTTACTCTTGCACACGAATTAGCTCACATTTGGCTCGGAGAAAGTGCTGGATTTGATTTTAGAAACTTACAGCCAGCTGATAATCCAACAGAAATTTTATGTGATAAAATAGCAGCTGAATTTTTAGTACCAGAAAGTGAGCTTAAATCTGTTTTAGCCTATGATTACAGCATTGAAAAAATTGCCAGAACATTTAAGGTAAGTCAAATAGTTATAGCAAGAAGATTATTTGATATTGGTGAAATGAGTAAAAACAAATTTCTGGAATTTTATAATGAATACATAAAGCGTGATTTCAAGAAAAAAGAAGAACAAGAAGGCGGTGGTGATTTCTATAAAACACAACGTAAACGACTGAGTACTCGGTTCCTGAGCTATGTAAATCAAGCCGTACTAACAAATAAATTATTAATTCGAGAAGCATATCAGTTAACAGGTTTGAAAGGTGATACCTACAATAAATTTATGAGGGAGCACCTTTACTGA
- a CDS encoding DUF5131 family protein — protein MTEKVWNPSIGCDKVSAGCKFCYAEVFAK, from the coding sequence TTGACAGAAAAAGTTTGGAATCCTTCAATTGGATGTGATAAAGTTTCTGCAGGTTGTAAGTTTTGCTATGCAGAAGTGTTTGCCAAATGA
- a CDS encoding DUF1828 domain-containing protein — protein sequence MLIQEYINSLKEQFNNFFYLKEKRENIFQVYAPLYHSDGDMMDIFLTEIPEKGLVRISDFGLTLMRLSYSFDIDTPNKEKIFNKILAENSIQNNSGNLFIDVKPEYIYHGLMQFAQAVSKITNMRLYKREVIHSLFFEMLDEFIMTKLQKYNPQKRFYPIPDHEEYEVDYCFNHRRRPIYLFGVNNAANARLTTISCQKFIAEKLTFRSLVVLENLDVIGKKDQARLMSAADKQFPSLEEFQKHAEEFIERESQLN from the coding sequence ATGTTGATACAAGAGTACATAAATAGTCTGAAAGAACAGTTTAATAATTTCTTTTACCTTAAAGAAAAAAGAGAAAACATTTTCCAGGTATATGCTCCATTATATCATTCTGATGGTGATATGATGGATATTTTTCTTACCGAAATTCCTGAGAAAGGACTTGTAAGAATCAGCGATTTTGGACTAACATTAATGAGATTGTCATATTCCTTCGATATTGATACCCCCAACAAAGAAAAAATCTTTAACAAAATTCTGGCAGAAAATTCTATTCAAAATAATAGTGGCAATCTATTTATAGATGTTAAACCTGAATATATTTATCACGGACTTATGCAATTTGCACAAGCTGTAAGCAAAATAACTAATATGAGATTATACAAAAGAGAAGTGATACACAGCTTGTTTTTTGAAATGCTCGATGAATTCATAATGACTAAACTGCAAAAATATAATCCACAAAAGAGATTTTATCCTATTCCCGATCACGAAGAATATGAAGTAGATTATTGTTTCAATCATCGGAGAAGACCAATATATTTGTTTGGGGTGAACAATGCTGCTAATGCACGACTTACAACCATCAGTTGTCAGAAATTTATAGCAGAAAAATTGACTTTTAGAAGTCTTGTAGTTTTAGAAAACCTTGATGTAATCGGGAAAAAAGATCAAGCAAGATTAATGTCTGCTGCCGATAAACAATTTCCTTCACTTGAAGAATTTCAAAAACACGCTGAAGAATTCATTGAGAGAGAAAGTCAACTAAATTAA